In Puntigrus tetrazona isolate hp1 chromosome 7, ASM1883169v1, whole genome shotgun sequence, the following are encoded in one genomic region:
- the fcer1g gene encoding high affinity immunoglobulin epsilon receptor subunit gamma, whose amino-acid sequence MMMMMKVGLPFSLLCMWLSFGSADAMSLKEPHICYILDAVLFVYGIVLTVLYCRMKMRSKQAEKHSGKKDAGEGVYEGLKPHDQDTYETIKMKKGKQ is encoded by the exons atgatgatgatgatgaaggtggGGTTGCCCTTCTCTCTTCTTTGTATGTGGCTGAGCTTCGGCAGCGCTG aTGCAATGAGTTTGAAAGAGCCGCATATATGCTACATCTTGGACGCGGTTCTGTTCGTCTACGGGATTGTTCTCACTGTCCTGTACTGCAGAATGAAG ATGCGGAGTAAACAAGCAGAAAAACATTCAGGG AAGAAAGATGCCGGCGAAGGGGTTTATGAG GGTCTCAAGCCTCACGATCAGGACACATATGAgaccatcaaaatgaaaaaaggaaaacaatga
- the LOC122348223 gene encoding putative C-type lectin domain family 20 member A: MAPKATITVLLFLNLFGLNNSIYRKHYFVNLWRKWPEAQKYCQDNYDDLSIVRNDELQQLSANLPIFWDFVWIGLSRDPQNPKNWKWTGGENATDVYWDRYEPSSFNEKCGAIKMYTAKVHDLNCDSDKTFYCMKLSKLIVVQQESTWEEALLYCRQNYKDLAVLSSEQSMVEAKDQSTTALTDDVWIGLRFIAGHWLWSNGETFEYKVWSSDGELQCPDMNQRCAVLNRNSMVWKPMDCEKKINFFCLSN; encoded by the coding sequence ATGGCACCAAAGGCAACAAtcactgttttactgtttttgaatctcTTTGGACTAAACAACAGCATCTACAGAAAACACTACTTTGTGAATCTATGGAGGAAATGGCCCGAGGCACAGAAATACTGCCAGGATAACTATGATGATCTGTCCATAGTAAGAAATGACGAACTGCAACAACTTTCAGCAAATCTGCCGATCTTTTGGGATTTTGTTTGGATTGGACTCAGTAGAGATCcccaaaacccaaaaaactGGAAATggacaggaggtgagaatgcgACTGATGTCTACTGGGACAGATATGAACCAagttcttttaatgaaaaatgtggTGCCATCAAAATGTACACTGCTAAAGTGCATGATCTTAATTGTGATTCTGATAAGACATTTTACTGTATGAAGCTCTCTAAGCTGATCGTGGTTCAGCAGGAAAGCACATGGGAAGAGGCCCTGCTATACTGCAGACAAAACTACAAAGATCTGGCCGTACTGAGCTCAGAGCAGAGTATGGTTGAGGCAAAAGATCAGAGCACAACAGCCCTGACAGATGATGTGTGGATCGGTCTGCGCTTTATCGCTGGTCACTGGCTTTGGTCAAATGGAGAAACTTTTGAGTATAAGGTCTGGTCTTCAGATGGAGAGCTCCAGTGCCCTGACATGAACCAGCGCTGTGCAGTTCTGAACCGGAATAGTATGGTTTGGAAACCCATGGACTGTGAGAAGAAGATAAACTTTTTCTGTCTCAGTAATTAA
- the ndufs2 gene encoding NADH dehydrogenase [ubiquinone] iron-sulfur protein 2, mitochondrial, whose amino-acid sequence MAATMLRSLSRLGRPSVLLNSNASTPTFILLQKRQKQWQPDVEWAEQYSGAVMYPTAITEKWTPPPWNDKDPPVEKNVSNLIMNFGPQHPAAHGVLRLVMELNGESVKKCDPHIGLLHRGTEKLIEYKTYLQALPYFDRLDYVSMMCNEQAYSLAVEKLLNIQAPPRAQWIRVLYGEMTRIMNHIMGITTHALDIGAMTPFFWLFEEREKMFEFYERVSGARMHAAYVRPGGVHQDLPLGLMDDIYEWCKNFSIRVDEVEELLTNNRIWKNRTVGIGVIGAEDALNYGFSGVMLRGSGIKWDLRKSQPYDKYDEVDFDVAIGSNGDCYDRYLCRMEEMRQSLRIMHQCLNKMPAGEIKVDDAKVAPPKRSEMKTSMESLIHHFKLYTEGYQVPPGATYTAVEAPKGEFGVYLVSDGSSRPYRCKIKAPGFAHLAGLDKMSQGHMLADVVAIIGTQDIVFGEVDR is encoded by the exons ATGGCGGCGACAATGCTGAGGTCGCTTTCCAGACTCGGACGTCCTTCAGTGCTGTTAAATAGTAATGCCAGCACTCCAACCTTTATTCTGCTTCAGAAGAG GCAGAAGCAATGGCAGCCAGATGTGGAGTGGGCAGAGCAGTACTCTGGAGCTGTGATGTATCCCACTGCCATCACTGAGAAATGGACACCTCCACCTTGGAACG ACAAGGACCCGCCGGTAGAGAAGAATGTGTCCAACCTCATTATGAACTTCGGTCCTCAGCACCCTGCGGCTCACGGAGTGCTGCGTCTGGTGATGGAGCTCAATGGAGAGTCAGTGAAGAAATGTGACCCTCACATCGGACTTCTGCACCGTGGCACAGAGAAACTGATTGAGTACAAGACTTATTTACAG GCACTTCCATACTTCGACAGGCTCGACTATGTGTCCATGATGTGTAATGAGCAGGCATATTCTCTAGCCGTTGAAAAGCTTCTTAACATTCAAGCTCCTCCACGTGCACAGTGGATTAgag TGCTGTATGGAGAAATGACCCGTATCATGAACCACATCATGGGCATCACCACTCACGCCCTTGACATCGGAGCCATGACTCCCTTCTTCTGGTTGtttgaggagagagagaag ATGTTTGAGTTCTATGAGAGAGTGTCTGGAGCCAGGATGCATGCCGCATACGTCAGACCTGGTGGAGTTCATCAG GACTTGCCTCTTGGTCTCATGGATGACATCTACGAATGGTGCAAGAACTTCTCTATTCGCGTTGATGAAGTTGAGGAG CTTCTCACCAACAATCGTATCTGGAAGAACAGAACTGTTGGCATTGGTGTAATTGGGGCAGAAGATGCACTTAATTATGGATTCAG CGGAGTGATGCTCAGAGGGTCTGGTATTAAATGGGATCTGAGGAAAAGTCAACCCTACGATAAATACGATGAAGTGGACTTCGACGTGGCCATTGGAAGTAATGGTGACTGCTATGACAG GTATCTGTGTCGTATGGAGGAAATGAGACAGTCGCTGCGTATCATGCATCAGTGTCTCAACAAAATGCCTGCTGGAGAGATCAAGGTAGATGATGCTAAAGTAGCCCCACCCAAGAGATCTGAGATGAAG ACGTCAATGGAGTCTCTCATTCATCACTTTAAGCTGTACACCGAGGGCTACCAGGTTCCTCCGGGAGCCACATATACTGCCGTAGAGGCGCCCAAA GGTGAGTTTGGTGTTTACCTGGTGTCTGACGGTTCCAGCAGACCTTACCGCTGCAAGATCAAGGCTCCTGGCTTTGCTCACTTG GCTGGTTTAGATAAAATGTCTCAAGGACACATGCTTGCTGACGTGGTGGCGATCATCG gtacTCAGGATATTGTGTTTGGGGAAGTGGACCGTTGA